One window from the genome of Macrobrachium nipponense isolate FS-2020 chromosome 49, ASM1510439v2, whole genome shotgun sequence encodes:
- the LOC135205193 gene encoding uncharacterized protein LOC135205193: protein MKWPLDIGAIYKVPLDIGAIYEVPLDIRAIYKVPLDIGAIYEVPLDIGAIYEVPLDIGAIYKETIYEVPLDIGAIYKVPLDIGELSMRAIYEVPLDIGAIYKVPLDIGAIYEVPLDIGAIYKVPLDIGAIYEVPLDIGAIYEVPLDIGAIYKVPLDIGAIYEVPLDIGAIYEVPLDIGAIYKVPLDIGAIYEVPLDIGAIYKVPLDIGAIL, encoded by the exons ATGAAGTGGCCTTTGGATATAGGAGCTATTTATAAAGTACCTTTGGATATAGGAGCTATTTATGAAGTGCCTTTGGATATAAGAGCTATTTATAAAGTGCCTTTGGATATAGGAGCTATCTATGAAGTACCTTTGGATATAGGAGCTATCTATGAAGTACCTTTGGATATAGGAGCTATTTATAAA GAAACTATCTATGAAGTACCTTTGGATATAGGAGCTATTTATAAAGTGCCTTTGGATATAGGGGAGCTATCTATGA GAGCTATCTATGAAGTACCTTTGGATATAGGAGCTATTTATAAAGTGCCTTTGGATATAGGAGCTATCTATGAAGTACCTTTGGATATAGGAGCTATTTATAAAGTGCCTTTGGATATAGGAGCTATCTATGAAGTGCCTTTGGATATAGGAGCGATTTATGAAGTACCTTTGGATATAGGAGCGATTTATAAAGTGCCTTTGGATATAGGAGCGATTTATGAAGTGCCTTTGGATATAGGAGCTATCTATGAAGTACCTTTGGATATAGGAGCTATTTATAAAGTGCCTTTGGATATAGGAGCTATCTATGAAGTACCTTTGGATATAGGAGCTATTTATAAAGTGCCTTTGGATATAGGAGCTATCTTATGA
- the LOC135205194 gene encoding proteoglycan 4-like has product MSDPDPTQTKMSHPNTTRTKRSDPDPTQTKRSDPDPTRTKRSDPDPTQTKRSDPDPTQTRGSDPDPTQTKRNGPNPTQTKRNDPDPTQTKRSDPDPTQPKRSDPDTTRTKSSDPDPTQTRGSDPDPTQTRRSDPDPTQTKRSDPDPTQTKRSDPDPTQSRRSYPDPTWKRMSDPDPTRTKRSDPDPTQTKRSDPDPTRTRRNDLDPTQTKRNPTQTKRRDPDPTRIRRSDSNPTQTKRSDPDPTQTKRRDPDPTQTRRSYPDPTQTKRSDPDPTQTKRSDPDPTQTRRNDQDPTRNKRSDPDPTQTKRSDPDPTQTKRSDPDHTQTKRSDPDPTQNKRSDPDPTHPRRSDPDPTQTKRSDPNPAQTKRSDQDPTQTKKNGPDPTQTKRSDPDPTQTKRSDPDPTQIKRRDPDPT; this is encoded by the exons ATGAGTGATCCGGATCCTACCCAGACCAAAATGAGTCATCCAAATACTACCCGGACCAAAAGGAGTGATCCAGATCCTACCCAGACCAAAAGGAGTGATCCAGATCCTACCCGAACCAAAAGGAGTGATCCAGATCCTACCCAGACCAAAAGAAGTGATCCAGATCCTACCCAGACCAGAGGGAGTGATCCAGATCCTACCCAGACCAAAAGGAATGGTCCAAATCCTACCCAGACCAAAAGGAATGATCCAGATCCTACCCAGACCAAAAGGAGTGATCCAGATCCTACCCAACCCAAAAGGAGTGATCCAGATACTACAAGGACCAAAAGTAGTGATCCAGATCCTACCCAGACCAGAGGGAGTGATCCAGATCCTACCCAGACCAGAAGGAGTGATCCAGATCCTACCCAGACTAAAAGGAGTGATCCAGATCCTACCCAGACCAAAAGGAGTGATCCAGATCCTACCCAGTCCAGAAGGAGTTATCCAGATCCTACCTGGAAAAGAATGAGTGATCCAGATCCTACCCGGACCAAAAGGAGTGATCCAGATCCTACCCAGACCAAAAGGAGTGATCCAGATCCTACCCGGACCAGAAGGAATGATCTAGATCCTACCCAGACCAAAAGGA ATCCTACCCAGACCAAAAGGAGGGATCCAGATCCTACCCGGATCAGAAGGAGTGATTCAAATCCTACCCAGACCAAAAGGAGTGATCCAGATCCTACCCAGACCAAAAGGAGGGATCCAGATCCTACCCAGACCAGAAGGAGTTATCCAGATCCTACCCAGACCAAAAGGAGTGATCCAGATCCTACCCAGACCAAAAGAAGTGATCCAGATCCTACCCAAACCAGAAGGAATGATCAAGATCCTACCCGGAACAAAAGGAGTGATCCAGATCCTACACAAACCAAAAGGAGCGATCCAGATCCTACCCAGACCAAAAGGAGTGATCCAGATCATACCCAGACCAAAAGGAGTGATCCAGATCCTACCCAGAATAAAAGGAGTGATCCAGATCCTACCCACCCCAGAAGGAGTGATCCAGATCCTACCCAGACCAAAAGGAGTGATCCAAATCCTGCCCAGACCAAAAGGAGTGATCAAGATCCTACCCAGACCAAAAAGAATGGTCCAGATCCTACCCAGACCAAAAGGAGTGATCCAGATCCGACCCAGACCAAAAGGAGTGATCCAGATCCTACCCAGATCAAAAGGAGGGATCCAGATCCTACCTAG
- the LOC135205192 gene encoding uncharacterized protein LOC135205192, whose translation MKCLIGAIYEVPLDIGAIYEVPLDIGAIYEVPLDIGAIYEVPLDIGAIYKVPLDIGAIYKVPLDIGAIYECLWIGVFIVPLDIGAIYEVPDIGGIYKVPGGAIYEVPLDIGAIYEVPLDIGAIYEVPLDIGAIYKVPLDIGAIYKVPLDIGAIYEVPLDIGAIYEDPLDIGAIYKVPLDIGAIYEVPLDIGAIYKVPLDIGAIYEVPLDIGAIYKVPLDIGAIYKVPLDIGAIYEVPLDIGAIYEVLWI comes from the exons ATGAAGTGCCTGATAGGAGCGATTTATGAAGTGCCTTTGGATATAGGAGCTATTTATGAAGTACCTTTGGATATAGGAGCTATTTATGAAGTACCTTTGGATATAGGAGCGATTTATGAAGTGCCTTTGGATATAGGAGCTATTTATAAAGTGCCTTTGGATATAGGAGCTATTTATAAAGTGCCTTTGGATATAGGAGCTATTTATGAA TGCCTTTGGATAGGAGTATTTATAGTGCCTTTGGATATAGGAGCTATCTATGAAGTACCTGATATAGGAGGTATTTATAAAGTGCCTGGAGGAGCTATTTATGAAGTGCCTTTGGATATAGGAGCTATTTATGAAGTACCTTTGGATATAGGAGCTATTTATGAAGTGCCTTTGGATATAGGAGCTATTTATAAAGTGCCTTTGGATATAGGAGCTATTTATAAAGTGCCTTTGGATATAGGAGCTATCTATGAAGTACCTTTGGATATAGGAGCTATCTATGAAGATCCTTTGGATATAGGAGCTATTTATAAAGTGCCTTTGGATATAGGAGCTATTTATGAAGTGCCTTTGGATATAGGAGCTATTTATAAAGTACCTTTGGATATAGGAGCTATTTATGAAGTGCCTTTGGATATAGGAGCTATTTATAAAGTGCCTTTGGATATAGGAGCTATTTATAAAGTGCCTTTGGATATAGGAGCTATCTATGAAGTACCTTTGGATATAGGAGCTATCTATGAAGTACTTTGGATATAG